CACCATGATATTCATTTTTACAACTCATCTTTGATGTTTCCAGATTGCATTTTTGCATTTAATCTCCAAATAAATAATTTCAAAGCATCCCATCTAAAGCATTGTATCTTTGTTAGGTGAGTCCAATAAAAGAATTACTGTTGAAAACCTTCATTATTTTCTTAACATTTTTGTTTTCTACTTCTTTACTCGCCCAAAACCTGAGTTGGAGTCAACTCTGTAAATTGGACACGCGATTGGAAAGCAGTTCTGGTTTGACCAGTCTCAATGATGGGCAAACATTCTGGACTCATGCCGATAATAATAGTCCGGCTGAAATTTATGAAATTGATGTGAACTGCAATATTCTAAAAATTCTAAAAATAACAGGTGTTCCCAAAAGAGATTGGGAGGAAATTACAGCAGATACGAATGGCAATTTATTTCTTGGAGACTTTGGAAATAACAATAATAACAGGAAAGATTTACAAATCTATATTCTTCGAAATGTGGAGCAACTAACAACTGATAGCATCATTCCTGAAATCATTCAATTTACATATGGTGACCAGTCTGCATTTCCTCCAAATGCAGCCACTAGAAATTTTGACATGGAAGCGATGATTTGGTATCATGACAGTTTACATTTATTCTCCAAAAACAGAACAGACCCCTTTACGGGTTTAACATATCAATATCGCTTGCCGGATCAGGCAGGCAGCTATACGCTCTTTCCGATAGATTCCTTTAAGACGGGTAACGGACCCATGTTGTTCTACTGGGTCACCGCAGCGGCAATACAGCCCTTGGCCAAAGAGTTGGTTTTACTATCACATGATCGCATGTGGTTCTTTGATCAATTTGAGGGCAGTCAGTTTTTTAAAGGCCGCGTTCGTGAAATTATATTGCCAAGTTACACACAGAAAGAAGCCGTATTTGCGGGATCCAATGCCCACTGGTATTTTACGGATGAATACAACAATACCATTCGGCTGGGTGGTAACCTATACAAAGCAAGCCTAGAGACAAGCGCTTTGACGGATTCTGAAGCTCAAGATAAAGAGATGCAAATCTGGCCAAATCCACTTCGCAATTCTCTTGAAATTCTGCTTCCGCATTTTAAAAACACTGAATTTGAACAATTAGATATCCTGGATATTGCAGGAAAATGTCTAATTCAGATTACTATAGATCATGCACAAATGCATATCCCACTTGAGGGCTTATCGAATGGTTATTACATTTTAAGAAAGACGTCCGGCAAATTGAAAAAGCAAATTTTTAGATATTTCTGTAAAACAGAATAAATTTACTAACACTTGTTAGTTGTGATTAAACTTTTTTGAAAATAGTGATGAAACGTTCTTGAGGGTATCTCTTAAATGGACAAAAAGCTGCCAAATTTTATCAAAAAAAAAGAGATCGGTTTATACCCCCCAGCAAACCGATCTCAAAAATTGTCCCGTACCAATTTCTTGGGTACGCACCCGGTTTCCCAGGCACTATTCATAAAGCATAAACCTTGCCAAACTGCTTAGAAATGTAAAAATATTTGAATATTTAGGATGTTTTGAAAATCATATAAATATATATAATTGATTATCAATGATTTAACTTTGTACTTGTTTTTATATTCAATTTTATTTAGCTGTATAATGAAGCAATATGTATGCTTATGAAAATTAAAATAGGTATACACTATATTTATATATCTTGATCTATTTCAAATTCGCTCTTTGCGTTCTATTTAATTTAAATTCGAAATTCAACTTCAGACGGCTTACAGGTTGGTGTTACCTGATCGCTTTTAAATTTCAATAATATGATAATTTAAGAATTTGAACCTTGAAAAAAGCCATTATTTTCAGGATTTTCAGCCATTTTGTCATATAATTTCGGATGGCACATCCTTTTGCATGGGACCAGCAAAACATATAGAAATATGCGTAGCGGTAAAATCTCAGTTCAAACAGAAAATATTTTTCCCATCATTAAGAAGTTCTTGTATTCTGAACAGGAAATATTTCTTCGGGAGCTCATCTCCAATGCTGTGGATGCCACCACTAAACTCAAAACACTTTCATCCCTGGGTGAAATCAAAGGGGAATTAGGGCCGCTAGATATTGAAGTCTTACTTGACGCAGAAGCCAAAACCTTAACCATTCGCGATCGCGGAGTAGGAATGGATGAAGCTGAAATGGAAAAATACCTGAATCAATTAGCTTTTAGTTCTGCCGAAGAATTCATCACGAAATATAAAGGCGAGGCTAATATTATTGGTCATTTTGGACTTGGCTTTTATTCTGCATTTATGGTAGCTAATCAAGTTGACGTGTGTTCAAAATCATGTAGAGAAGGGACAAAGTCTGTGCGCTGGTCATGTAAAGGTGATACCGAATTTACGATTGAGCCCTTTGAAAAGCAGGAAAGAGGAACAGATGTTGTGTTGCATCTCGCAGACGATTGTCTTGAATATCTCGAGACCCATAAAATTGAGACTTTGCTCAACAAATATTGCAAGTTTCTCCCTGTGCCGATAGTATTTGGAACTCAAAAAGAAAAAATTAAAGTAGGAGCGGAAGAAAAAGAAATTGAAGTTCCACGAACAATCAATAACACTCACCCGCTTTGGAAAAAAACTCCTAGCGAAATAAGTGATGAGGCTTACACTTCTTTTTATAATGAATTGTACCCTTACAGTGAAGAGCCCTTGTTTTGGATCCATCTCAATATTGATTATCCATTTAATCTAACTGGTATTTTGTATTTTCCAAAAATCAAAAACAACATTGAGGTTCAAAAGAATAAAATACATCTCTATTGCAATCAGGTTTTTGTTACTGATGACGTCAAAGAAATTGTCCCTGAGTATTTAATGTTGCTACATGGTGTGATTGATTCGCCTGATATCCCACTTAATGTGTCCCGTAGCTATTTACAAGCCGATGCGCATGTCCGCAAAATATCGGGATACATCACCAAAAAAGTTGCTGAAAAACTAGGCGATCTCTTCAAAAAGGATCGCAAAGATTTCGAATCCAAATGGAACGACATCAGTACTTTTATCAAATACGGCTTAATCTCTGATGAAAAATTTGCAGAGAAAGCGCTTCCTTCAAGCTTGTTACAAAATACGGAGAAAGAATATTTCACCATTGACGAGTATAAAGAAAAAATAGCAGCAATTCAAAAAGATAAAAATGGTAAACTGGTTGTGCTTTATACTCATGATCCGAAAGCCCATTTTGGTTTTATCCAAAATGCAAGAGAACACAGTTATGACGTGCTGGTCATGAATAATATACTTGATAACCATTTCATACAAACCCTGGAGATGAAGGCTGACGTTCAATTTAAAAGAATTGATTCGGATACCATTCACCATTTAATCGAAAAAGAAGAACAACCAGAATCCGTATTATCTGAAACCGAACAAAAAAAGATCGAAGATTTATTTAAAGCTCTGCCGGAAAACAAGTCCGGTAAAACTTTGCTAAAACCCTTGTCTCCAGAAGCGCCTCCCGTTTTGATTGTGAAACCTGAATTTATGCGCCGTATGTCTGAAATGCAATATATGATGCAGACCATGAAAAATGATGGCGAGGAAAATCCGTTTCTCAACCACTACGAATGCGTGGTCAACAGCAACCATCCTGCCATCGCACAAAAGCTTTTATCGCTAGAAAGTGAAGCCTCGCAAAATGAACTGGCTGATTATCTGTTTAAATTAGCGTTATTAGACCAACAAATGTTGCAGGGTGAATCTTTGCATGCATTTGTGAAGAAGAGTTTGGCGAGTGTCGTATGATGTCATTTTACTAGACCATGATGTTTGGTTTCGACTTCATCAATTATCGTTTGAACGATCCTATATCCCGGCCTCATTTGCACCAACCACTTAAAAAAATGGATAGGCAAATGCCCCAGATAAAATGATACATCCAAGCTTCTTAAGAAGTAAAGTTATATAGTTGAACGTCTTCCAACTTAAGTAAAATTGATCGTTATTCAGTTTCCTAAAATGGACAAATCATCGATTTGCCGTGCTTGTTATCGCTCCTTGTAACAGATAACGAATTTCTATTTAAGTTGGCGCCGGAATTTTCATTATTTTTACCTGGTAGAGAAACGCGCTCTGCAAAGGTTTTCTAAGGGACCATCACATCACTTTGTATTTGCTCTCACAAAACCAAGATCCAGCTTTGATTTTTTATTCTTCTTTAAACTTTTATTTATGCAAGCCTTTCATGTGAAAATTTTAATGTTGTTTGTTTTTTTCATTTCTGCCGCGCATAGCTGTGAAGACAAAACAAATTGCCATTCGTTCAAAGCAGAAATTTCCTACGATTTTGTCGAACAATTAACCGTGCAGACGACAAATGGAACTGCTCCCTTTACGTACAATTGGTCGCATGGCCTTGGTACCGGATCTATAGCCATCGTATTTGGGAAAGGTTCTTACAGCGTCACCGTTACAGATCTTAGCAAATGCAAGGCCATAGCCATTTATAATGTACCTTAGTCTTGGAATCAAACATGAATGTATTTCTATTATAAATTAATTCCTGTTATATATACTAGATTTTTTCTAGTATTAAATTCTTTAAGTGATAAATAAATTGATGATGAAAATGATTCAAAAGCGTAATCAAGGCAAATTATTTGCTTTGGTTATATCGGTCATGATCATTCTGAATTCAGGTTGTATCGATCCTGTGGATGGATCTGTTATCGAAGATCCACATGAATTTATTACTGTTATTCTTGGCGGTGAATTTGCTGAACAAAACGGGGAATCTGCTGATGTATATATAAATAATGAATTCATTGGAACTGCAGGCGCGCATTCGGAAGTAGTCAAAAAAAATGCCTTGCCAGGAAATTACACCATTCGAGTTGAAACGAAAAATATACCCGCCACAATCTTTGGCAATGTAAGTAAACAAGAGTTTAAGGCCATACGATTTGTTGCGCCCTGCGATGCTTCCAGTGTTAGCTTTAATTCAAGTCTGGAGTATCTCCTGGAAGGCGTCGAAATATTTGTTCATGTTGATGGTCTAGTGCTGGCTTTGCCACCTGGCCTACCTGTTACTTTACCTAAAGTGACTCCAGAGGTGAATAAAGTATTTAATTTTCGGGACCTCACCGGAAAATTGAGACATACGGTGACTAAAACGATTCCTTACTCCAGTAGTTGGTCCTATGATGTGCCTTACCAGAAATAAGAAAGACGGCAGTATTCGCTTTTAATAAGTATTATTAGTCATCAGAATGCTATTCCAAGCCAAAAATTCATCTAATACGGTCCACTTCTCAAAAATGTTTCATGATGAAAGTCTAAATAACTTTCGCGTTAATTTCGACCGAGCAATCTGGGCTTTTTTAATTTTTTAAGACTTACAACTCGAGCCTAGTAAGTTTTCAGGCTTATCGCTATTTGAATACGGGCAAAAAAAAAAGGCTTCCCAAATAGGAAATCCTTTAAAATCTATTTCAGTTATTTGGGCAATTTACTTAGCCATTGCATTTTGCTTGTACATATCGTACGCAGCCATTGCAGCAGCTTTTGCATCATTTAATTTTGATCCCCAACCTTCTACCTTTGAAGTAGCATCGACTGAAGCTGTTTTCAGCTCATCTATTTGAGCCATGATGTCACCTTCCAATTTGCCAGCAGCAAGACCATCTTTTAATCCTGCTAATTTCTTTGACATTTCTTCCCAGCTAGTAGCAAAAGAAGTCACTTCTGAAGCCAAGCCACTGATGCCATCAACTTGTCCGGTGAATGCATTTTTCAATGAGTCTAAAGTAGCTGTCATTTCAGGTTTCATTTTTGCAGCCATTTTAGGATCAACCATAAGGCTATCTTTTAAAGAAGCCAATGAGGTTTGTGCTGCACCTATCATGCCACCAACTTCTGTTACAGCAGTAGTAGCTTTTTCCCAATCTGCAGATAAAGCTTCGATCGGGGCACGGAATTGCTCAACGTTTTTACAAGCTATGATAAAAACAACTGGAGCCAAAATTGCGATTAATTTTTTCATTTTAATTTGATTTATTTTTTTTGCGGTGTAAAATTATGAATCCTCCACCTGACCACTGTTAAGTGGTTTTAAGTATTGACTAATAATACGTTAACAAGGCTTTGAGGACTTTAGTTTAAGAACATAGGTATCCGTATATGAGCCCAATTCTTTGCGTTTATATTGCATGATAAATCTGGGATGCGCTAATGGTATAATCTCATCAAACCATTGATATTCCGAATTCAGTTTTAGTAGAAATTGATAATTTTTTCCTTCTCCAAAACATATGACTTGCTTTCTGTTTAAAGGCAATTCCA
This sequence is a window from Saprospiraceae bacterium. Protein-coding genes within it:
- a CDS encoding T9SS type A sorting domain-containing protein, producing the protein MKTFIIFLTFLFSTSLLAQNLSWSQLCKLDTRLESSSGLTSLNDGQTFWTHADNNSPAEIYEIDVNCNILKILKITGVPKRDWEEITADTNGNLFLGDFGNNNNNRKDLQIYILRNVEQLTTDSIIPEIIQFTYGDQSAFPPNAATRNFDMEAMIWYHDSLHLFSKNRTDPFTGLTYQYRLPDQAGSYTLFPIDSFKTGNGPMLFYWVTAAAIQPLAKELVLLSHDRMWFFDQFEGSQFFKGRVREIILPSYTQKEAVFAGSNAHWYFTDEYNNTIRLGGNLYKASLETSALTDSEAQDKEMQIWPNPLRNSLEILLPHFKNTEFEQLDILDIAGKCLIQITIDHAQMHIPLEGLSNGYYILRKTSGKLKKQIFRYFCKTE
- the htpG gene encoding molecular chaperone HtpG, with amino-acid sequence MRSGKISVQTENIFPIIKKFLYSEQEIFLRELISNAVDATTKLKTLSSLGEIKGELGPLDIEVLLDAEAKTLTIRDRGVGMDEAEMEKYLNQLAFSSAEEFITKYKGEANIIGHFGLGFYSAFMVANQVDVCSKSCREGTKSVRWSCKGDTEFTIEPFEKQERGTDVVLHLADDCLEYLETHKIETLLNKYCKFLPVPIVFGTQKEKIKVGAEEKEIEVPRTINNTHPLWKKTPSEISDEAYTSFYNELYPYSEEPLFWIHLNIDYPFNLTGILYFPKIKNNIEVQKNKIHLYCNQVFVTDDVKEIVPEYLMLLHGVIDSPDIPLNVSRSYLQADAHVRKISGYITKKVAEKLGDLFKKDRKDFESKWNDISTFIKYGLISDEKFAEKALPSSLLQNTEKEYFTIDEYKEKIAAIQKDKNGKLVVLYTHDPKAHFGFIQNAREHSYDVLVMNNILDNHFIQTLEMKADVQFKRIDSDTIHHLIEKEEQPESVLSETEQKKIEDLFKALPENKSGKTLLKPLSPEAPPVLIVKPEFMRRMSEMQYMMQTMKNDGEENPFLNHYECVVNSNHPAIAQKLLSLESEASQNELADYLFKLALLDQQMLQGESLHAFVKKSLASVV